Proteins from a single region of Procambarus clarkii isolate CNS0578487 chromosome 62, FALCON_Pclarkii_2.0, whole genome shotgun sequence:
- the LOC138354300 gene encoding uncharacterized protein produces the protein MNDVLQENSDYEDAMLAKLQHFDDIINTHKPNTSIAATTSQNQTAPEVKLPSLSLPTFSGTEDESWDNFWSKFVDSVDSNANLLKDNYAKPERTIRILTQKLLDIKPPNNTAVSLQAFRLELESLLKALKNKVNLDESDWIIQVHMTRKLTNDILDKLFVLYSKSSLTVTEITEGLHTIIERQRVNPDGKATSKPSSTTNSKQQSTNSTPNKAKTTSPSTKWKQGSVGTYAVGPSKPTVNAPPKTVIPQNAVNVWRRCVFCGQPHSIYYCKLYTDHATRLKRLKELNRCTKCIRAHNPDTCTNQIRTCNGCHKGQHHTALCGDSSTRSAKPQEEEGTTTSVELCTVLPDISVFSTRSDHKSALPTAQLIIRNGEFKATVRGLFDQGSQLTFISKELVDALKLTPVEET, from the exons ATGAACGATGTACTACAAGAAAACTCTGATTACGAAGATGCAATGCTTGCAAAGTTACAACACTTTGACGATATAATAAACACACATAAGCCCAATACAAGTATTGCAGCCACAACTTCCCAGaaccagacagcaccagaagtcaaattgccatcactcAGTCTCCCAACTTTTTCTGGTACAGAGGATGAGAGTTGGGACAatttctggagcaaatttgtcgattctgtggattctaatgccaaT ctcctgaaagataattacgcCAAACCAGAAAGAACCATCAGAATTCTAACCCAGAagctgttagacattaaacctccaaataatacagcagtctcactccaagcttttagattggagcttgagtccttgctcaaggcacttaaaaataaagtgaacttggatgagtcagactggataatCCAAGTCCATATGACACGCAAATTAACCAATGACATACTGGATAAGCTGTTTGTActatacagtaagtcatcattaaCGGTAACGGAGATTACAGAAGGGTTACACACCATCATAGAACGACAAAGAGTTAACCCAGATGGAAAAGCAACATCTAAACCTTCGTCtactactaatagtaaacaacagagtacaaacagcactccaaacaaagctaaaacaacttccccctccacaaagtggaaacaaggcagtgtggggacatatgcagttggtccctccaaacctacagttaacgcGCCACCCAAAACGGTGATTCCTCAAAATGCTGTTAACGTCTGGAGACGATGTGTGTTCTGTGGGCAACCACATTCCATATACTATTGCAAACTTTACACCGATCATGCTACTCGcctaaaacgactcaaggagttaaaTAGATGTACCAAGTGTATAAGGGCACATAATCCCGACACCTGTACAAATCAAATACGCACCTGCAATGGGTGCCATAAGGGTCAGcaccatacagcactttgtggggactcaagtacaaggtctgccaaaccacaggaggaggaaggaactaCCACTTCAGTAgagctttgtactgtgttacctgacataagtgtcttctcaacaaggtctgaccataaatcagctctacctactgcacaATTGATCATTAGGAATGGAGAGTTCaaagccaccgtacgtggattatttgatcaagggtcccaactgacctttatatcaaaggagttggtagatgcattgaaacttacacctgtagaggagacatga